TACGGCTTTGATTGACGTCGATTTGCCTGTTCCGCTCTCACCGTAGAGCAGAACGTTGTTGGCGGGAAGTCCGGCAATAAAAGCTTCGGTGTTTTCGCAGAGCGTTTTTTTCTGTTCGTCGTAGCCGATAATTCCGTCAAGGCGCGTTTCTTCGGTGTTCGTCACAGGGACTATGCCGCGCGTGTTTTTGTCCCAGCGGAAAGCCTTGTAAAACGCGTACTGCCCGACGCCGAATGAGCCGTAAAAATCTTCCAGCGCGGCATAAAGCGCGTCGGCGTTGTCCGCAGCGCCGATTTTTTCCGCAAGTTGCATAATTCTGCATGCCGCTTCAGATTTTTTGCGGCGCATCGGCACAAATTTTTCCGTTTTTGCGAACCAGTCCGTTTCCGTGAGCTTGTCCAGCTGCTTCAGGTCAAAACGCGCGTATTTGACAAACCGTTCCAGTTCCTCTTTTGCTATGCGTTTTATGCTGCCGTCTTCCGTTTTTCTGCGTTCGTTCGCAAGCGAAAAGGGCGTTTCAGTTTCCGCGAAAAGCTTGGCAAGCCAAAGCAGCCACGGATTGCCCTCCGCACCAAGCTGCTCTGCGTACTCAGCCATACTGTGAACGGCATCAAAATATTCCCTTACGTCCTCGTCAAAGCAAAGCCCCGCGATGTCGGGAAGCGGATCTGTAACCCTGTCAATCAGGTGCGAAACCGTACAAAAGGTCTCGTCGCTGTTAAATGCGCGGAACGCAAACAGCCTACTCATCGTCATCGTCAACGATACCCGCCTTGATACGCGCTTTTCTGCGCTCGTTGTGGTCGAGTATCATTTTCCTGATGCGGACGTTGTTCGGCGTAACTTCAACAAGCTCGTCCGAAGCAATCCATTCCAGGGCGCTGTCAACCGTCATTGTGCGCGGAACGTCAAGAACTATCATCATGTCCTTTGTGGCTGAACGGTAGTTCGTTTTCTGCTTCGCCTTGCACGGATTGACAGGAAGGTCTCTGTTGCGCGAGGATTCGCCGACAACCTGTCCGTTGTAAATCTCGTCGCCGGGCTTGATAAACATCGTGCCGCGTATCTGAATGTTGTCTATTGCATAGCTCGTTGCCTGTCCCGTATCAACGCTGACAAGCGAGCCCCTGTTTCTCGTCGTGATTTCGCCTGCCCACGGCTCATAGCCGATGAAGCGCGAGGCGAGAATTCCAAGTCCGCGCGTATCCGTCAGGAATTCGCTGCGGTAGCCTATGAGTCCGCGCGTAGGAATTTTGAACTGCAGACGAAGTACGCCAGTGCCGTTGTTTTCCATGTTCGTAAGCTCGCCCTTGCGCGGCGCAAGCTTCTGAATGACAGCGCCCTGATATTCTTCCGGAACGTCAATAATAAGCTCTTCATACGGTTCAAGTTTTCTGCCGTTTGCGTCCTGCTGAACGATGACCTCAGGTCCAGAAACGCAGATTTCCGAACCTTCGCGGCGGATTTCTTCGATAATTATGCCGAGATGCAGTTCGCCGCGTCCCGAAACCTTGACACCGTCCGCCCTGCCAATGTCCTCAACGCGGAGCGCAGGGTCTGTCTTAAGCTCCCTGTCAAGCCTTGCCTTAAGCTGGCGCAGCGTAATGGCGTTTCCGTCGCGTCCGGCGAACGGACTTGTATTTACAAGGAAAAGCATTGAAACCGTCGGTTCTTCGATGTCAAGCGGCGGCATTACCTCGCCGGCTATTTCCGGCGCGGTAATCGTATCGCCGAGGTCTATGTTTTCAGGTCCCGTGAACCATACAATGTCGCCGGCTCCGGCTTCCTCAACCTCTGCGCGGCCGAGTCCGTCGGTGACGTAAAGGTGCGTGCAGGAAGCGTTGTCGGTTGAAACAACCTCCCAGTCAGTCTGGTCGTAATCCTTCCAGCGCGTGTGGGTGCGCACGATTTTGTCGCCTTTTTTAAGCCTGCCCTGAAGAATTTTACCGCAGCCTATACGGCCGAGATATTCGCTCCACGTAAGCGTGCAGACCTGCATTTTGAACGGCTTTTCCATGTCGGCGTCCGGCGCCGGAACATGCTCGATAATCGTTTTGAAAAGGTCGTCCATACCCGCGCCCGCGCCTTCGGGTATTCTGTCCATGTCGTCAACGAGCCAGCCCTGAAGTCCGGAGCCGAACAGAGCTTTGAAATCGCACTGCTCTTCCGTTGCGCCGAGCTCTATAAACAGGTCAAAGGTCTTATCCAGCGCACCTGCGGGGTCGGCGTTCGGACGGTCAACCTTGTTCACAATGACAATAGGTTTCAGCCCGAGCCTGAGCGAATGCATAAGGACGTAGCGCGTCTGGGGCATAGGTCCTTCGTTTGCATCGACAAGAAGAAGCACGGAATCGACCATTGAAAGGACGCGCTCAACTTCGCCCGAGAAATCGGCATGCCCCGGCGTATCGACTATATTGATTTTGTAGCCGCCCCATTCGACCGTACAGTGCTTTGACTTTATCGTTATGCCGCGCTCGCGTTCTATCGAACCTGCGTCCATAACGCGTTCTTCAACGACCTGATTGTCGCGGAAAAGCCTTGCCGCCTTGAATATTCCGTCAATCAGCGTCGTCTTACCATGGTCGATATGGGCTATGATTGCTATATTTCTGATTTTTGAAGAGTCCTGCATTTTATCTGTATCCTTTCGTCGCTCGTTGAGCCACAAGAGCATCTGCCGGGCTTTAATACCCGAACAAGAGAGGATTATACCACCAACGGCGAGTTATGAAAACAAAAAATATTCACTATTGGAATACCCGTTTGGAATAATCTTAATATATGCAAATATCTATAACTTATATACTTTTCCGGCAAAATGCCGAACGTGCAGCTAATTAAAATTCGGGTGATTTGTCACCTAAATTTTAATTAGCATTGCCGCAAAATAAATCCGCCTCATGATTTTACACGAGGCGGACTGCTATTCTGACTGAATCCGGCAGTTATTTTATCTGCACTGCTCTGTTACACGTTAAACCGAATTT
The window above is part of the Candidatus Equadaptatus faecalis genome. Proteins encoded here:
- a CDS encoding ATP-binding protein; the protein is MTMSRLFAFRAFNSDETFCTVSHLIDRVTDPLPDIAGLCFDEDVREYFDAVHSMAEYAEQLGAEGNPWLLWLAKLFAETETPFSLANERRKTEDGSIKRIAKEELERFVKYARFDLKQLDKLTETDWFAKTEKFVPMRRKKSEAACRIMQLAEKIGAADNADALYAALEDFYGSFGVGQYAFYKAFRWDKNTRGIVPVTNTEETRLDGIIGYDEQKKTLCENTEAFIAGLPANNVLLYGESGTGKSTSIKAVLNEYAAQGLRMVEVYKHQIEDLDEIINQIKQRNYRFVLYMDDLSFEQFEIEYKYLKSFIEGGLEKRPDNVLIYATSNRRHLMKESWKDKEDMQEDMHESETMQEKMSLVDRFGLLIRFISPAQKEYLNIVHGLAKEYGVEINEELDLGAIRWELKHGGFSGRAARQFVEHAAGKKK
- the typA gene encoding translational GTPase TypA — its product is MQDSSKIRNIAIIAHIDHGKTTLIDGIFKAARLFRDNQVVEERVMDAGSIERERGITIKSKHCTVEWGGYKINIVDTPGHADFSGEVERVLSMVDSVLLLVDANEGPMPQTRYVLMHSLRLGLKPIVIVNKVDRPNADPAGALDKTFDLFIELGATEEQCDFKALFGSGLQGWLVDDMDRIPEGAGAGMDDLFKTIIEHVPAPDADMEKPFKMQVCTLTWSEYLGRIGCGKILQGRLKKGDKIVRTHTRWKDYDQTDWEVVSTDNASCTHLYVTDGLGRAEVEEAGAGDIVWFTGPENIDLGDTITAPEIAGEVMPPLDIEEPTVSMLFLVNTSPFAGRDGNAITLRQLKARLDRELKTDPALRVEDIGRADGVKVSGRGELHLGIIIEEIRREGSEICVSGPEVIVQQDANGRKLEPYEELIIDVPEEYQGAVIQKLAPRKGELTNMENNGTGVLRLQFKIPTRGLIGYRSEFLTDTRGLGILASRFIGYEPWAGEITTRNRGSLVSVDTGQATSYAIDNIQIRGTMFIKPGDEIYNGQVVGESSRNRDLPVNPCKAKQKTNYRSATKDMMIVLDVPRTMTVDSALEWIASDELVEVTPNNVRIRKMILDHNERRKARIKAGIVDDDDE